The Salvelinus namaycush isolate Seneca chromosome 1, SaNama_1.0, whole genome shotgun sequence genome has a window encoding:
- the LOC120048420 gene encoding lactadherin-like isoform X1: MKRHGFLCPLTFICACVLIAAVCSVKGDYCEVNLCHNGGMCVTGVGEDPFICICADAFTGDTCHLNETGPCIPNPCRNDGSCEVITPTRRGDVFSEYVCKCQPGFEGVHCQINVNDCEKQPCKNGGMCRDLDGDYTCLCPSPYVGKQCQLRCISLMGMEGGEIVESQISASSVHYGIMGLQRWGPELARLNNQGMVNAWTAANHDKNPWMEINMQKKMRLTGIITQGASRMGIAEYIKVFKVSSSFDGKTYTPYRPAGQRKDKVFVGNIDNDSTKTNLFDPPIVAQFIRVIPVVCRKACTLRMELVGCELNVYSNTTGCSEPMGMKSRLVSDGQLSASSAFRTWGIDAFTWHPQFARLDKQGKTNAWSPATNNRSEWLQVDLEKTKHLTGIITQGAKDFGVVQFVSAFKVAYSDDGQAWNLVKDENTNTEKIFQGNIDNNMHKKNLFEPPFYARYLRVVPWEWHERITLRMELLGCDF; the protein is encoded by the exons ATGAAACGTCACGGGTTTTTGTGCCCTTTGACATTTATTTGCGCTTGTGTCCTTATCGCTGCCGTCTGCTCAGTGAAAG GAGATTACTGTGAAGTGAATCTCTGCCATAACGGAGGGATGTGTGTGACCGGGGTGGGGGAGGACCCATTCATCTGTATCTGTGCTGATGCTTTTACTGGAGACACCTGCCACCTCAATGAGACTG GTCCCTGCATTCCCAACCCCTGCAGGAATGATGGGTCGTGTGAGGTCATCACTCCGACCAGACGAGGAGACGTGTTCAGCGAGTACGTGTGTAAATGCCAGCCTGGCTTCGAGGGCGTGCACTGCCAGATCA ATGTGAATGACTGTGAGAAGCAGCCATGTAAGAACGGTGGGATGTGTCGAGATCTGGATGGTGACTACACCTGCCTGTGCCCTTCACCCTACGTTGGAAAGCAATGCCAGCTCC gttgtatctctctgatggggatggagggaggagaaatCGTAGAGTCTCAGATCTCGGCCTCCTCTGTACACTATGGCATTATGGGTCTTCAGCGCTGGGGTCCAGAACTGGCCCGGCTCAACAACCAGGGCATGGTCAACGCCTGGACCGCCGCCAACCATGACAAGAACCCCTGGATGGAG ATCAACATGCAAAAGAAGATGCGCCTAACTGGCATCATCACCCAGGGTGCCAGTCGAATGGGCATAGCTGAGTACATTAAGGTCTTTAAAGTGTCTTCCAGCTTTGATGGTAAGACCTACACCCCCTACAGACCAGCGGGACAGAGGAAGGACAAG GTGTTTGTGGGTAACATTGATAATGACAGCACCAAGACCAACCTGTTTGACCCTCCCATCGTGGCCCAGTTCATCCGTGTCATTCCTGTGGTGTGTCGCAAGGCCTGCACCCTGCGTATGGAGCTGGTGGGCTGTGAGCTCAATG TATATTCCAACACGACAGGTTGCTCTGAGCCAATGGGCATGAAGTCCCGCCTCGTCTCTGATGGACAGCTCTCGGCGTCCAGTGCCTTCCGCACCTGGGGCATTGATGCCTTCACCTGGCACCCACAGTTCGCCCGGCTAGACAAACAGGGCAAGACCAACGCCTGGTCCCCCGCCACGAACAACCGCTCAGAGTGGCTACAG GTGGACCTGGAGAAGACCAAGCATCTGACAGGCATCATCACCCAGGGGGCCAAGGACTTTGGGGTGGTGCAGTTTGTGTCCGCCTTCAAAGTGGCCTACAGCGACGACGGACAGGCCTGGAACCTGGTGAAGGATGAGAACACCAACACAGAGAAG
- the LOC120048420 gene encoding lactadherin-like isoform X2, with translation MKRHGFLCPLTFICACVLIAAVCSVKGDYCEVNLCHNGGMCVTGVGEDPFICICADAFTGDTCHLNETGPCIPNPCRNDGSCEVITPTRRGDVFSEYVCKCQPGFEGVHCQINVNDCEKQPCKNGGMCRDLDGDYTCLCPSPYVGKQCQLRCISLMGMEGGEIVESQISASSVHYGIMGLQRWGPELARLNNQGMVNAWTAANHDKNPWMEINMQKKMRLTGIITQGASRMGIAEYIKVFKVSSSFDGKTYTPYRPAGQRKDKVFVGNIDNDSTKTNLFDPPIVAQFIRVIPVVCRKACTLRMELVGCELNGCSEPMGMKSRLVSDGQLSASSAFRTWGIDAFTWHPQFARLDKQGKTNAWSPATNNRSEWLQVDLEKTKHLTGIITQGAKDFGVVQFVSAFKVAYSDDGQAWNLVKDENTNTEKIFQGNIDNNMHKKNLFEPPFYARYLRVVPWEWHERITLRMELLGCDF, from the exons ATGAAACGTCACGGGTTTTTGTGCCCTTTGACATTTATTTGCGCTTGTGTCCTTATCGCTGCCGTCTGCTCAGTGAAAG GAGATTACTGTGAAGTGAATCTCTGCCATAACGGAGGGATGTGTGTGACCGGGGTGGGGGAGGACCCATTCATCTGTATCTGTGCTGATGCTTTTACTGGAGACACCTGCCACCTCAATGAGACTG GTCCCTGCATTCCCAACCCCTGCAGGAATGATGGGTCGTGTGAGGTCATCACTCCGACCAGACGAGGAGACGTGTTCAGCGAGTACGTGTGTAAATGCCAGCCTGGCTTCGAGGGCGTGCACTGCCAGATCA ATGTGAATGACTGTGAGAAGCAGCCATGTAAGAACGGTGGGATGTGTCGAGATCTGGATGGTGACTACACCTGCCTGTGCCCTTCACCCTACGTTGGAAAGCAATGCCAGCTCC gttgtatctctctgatggggatggagggaggagaaatCGTAGAGTCTCAGATCTCGGCCTCCTCTGTACACTATGGCATTATGGGTCTTCAGCGCTGGGGTCCAGAACTGGCCCGGCTCAACAACCAGGGCATGGTCAACGCCTGGACCGCCGCCAACCATGACAAGAACCCCTGGATGGAG ATCAACATGCAAAAGAAGATGCGCCTAACTGGCATCATCACCCAGGGTGCCAGTCGAATGGGCATAGCTGAGTACATTAAGGTCTTTAAAGTGTCTTCCAGCTTTGATGGTAAGACCTACACCCCCTACAGACCAGCGGGACAGAGGAAGGACAAG GTGTTTGTGGGTAACATTGATAATGACAGCACCAAGACCAACCTGTTTGACCCTCCCATCGTGGCCCAGTTCATCCGTGTCATTCCTGTGGTGTGTCGCAAGGCCTGCACCCTGCGTATGGAGCTGGTGGGCTGTGAGCTCAATG GTTGCTCTGAGCCAATGGGCATGAAGTCCCGCCTCGTCTCTGATGGACAGCTCTCGGCGTCCAGTGCCTTCCGCACCTGGGGCATTGATGCCTTCACCTGGCACCCACAGTTCGCCCGGCTAGACAAACAGGGCAAGACCAACGCCTGGTCCCCCGCCACGAACAACCGCTCAGAGTGGCTACAG GTGGACCTGGAGAAGACCAAGCATCTGACAGGCATCATCACCCAGGGGGCCAAGGACTTTGGGGTGGTGCAGTTTGTGTCCGCCTTCAAAGTGGCCTACAGCGACGACGGACAGGCCTGGAACCTGGTGAAGGATGAGAACACCAACACAGAGAAG